A DNA window from Niabella yanshanensis contains the following coding sequences:
- the pepT gene encoding peptidase T codes for MISDYDFSVASRFLKYVTVDTQSDPNADRFPSTEKQKDLSRILVNELQQMGVADAQLDEHGYVYATIPGNTDKKVPVICFCSHVDTAPDCSGTGVKPIVHKNFDGKDIVLPDDPSQVISIRQHSYLKKRIGDDIITASGTTLLGADDKAGVAIIMDLANYLVTHPEVKHGDIKILFTPDEEVGRGVEEVDLKKLGADFGYTLDGGKRGTYTDETFSANGVTVTFFGISAHPGYAKGKLVNAMKVAGTFLDLLPKDSFSPENTEEREGFVHPVQMEGTVEKAVVQFIIRDFDTSMLKLHEKRLEQFAKQATGRYDGSTYTFESREQYRNMKDVLKDYPQIGEYVKEAMKRSEVDFRQDSARGGTDGSRLSFMGLPCPDIFTGEMAFHSKQEYVSVQDMQKSVEVLVNLVQVWEEKGELLPVV; via the coding sequence ATGATCAGTGATTATGACTTTAGTGTTGCGAGCCGTTTTCTGAAATACGTTACCGTAGATACGCAAAGCGATCCCAATGCCGACCGCTTTCCTTCAACAGAAAAACAAAAGGATTTAAGCCGTATTCTGGTGAATGAACTGCAGCAGATGGGCGTGGCTGATGCGCAACTGGATGAGCATGGTTATGTATATGCGACCATACCAGGCAATACGGATAAAAAAGTCCCGGTGATTTGCTTTTGCAGTCATGTTGATACGGCGCCTGATTGTTCCGGTACGGGTGTTAAGCCCATTGTTCATAAAAACTTTGACGGGAAAGATATTGTGTTGCCCGATGATCCGTCGCAGGTGATCTCTATCAGGCAGCATTCGTATCTGAAAAAGCGTATCGGCGATGATATCATCACTGCATCCGGAACTACTTTATTAGGAGCTGATGATAAAGCGGGGGTGGCCATTATTATGGACCTGGCTAATTACCTGGTTACACATCCTGAAGTAAAACATGGCGATATCAAAATATTGTTTACGCCCGATGAGGAAGTGGGGCGTGGTGTAGAGGAAGTAGATCTGAAAAAGCTGGGCGCCGATTTTGGCTATACGCTTGACGGCGGTAAACGCGGGACATACACCGATGAGACCTTTAGTGCTAATGGCGTTACCGTAACGTTTTTTGGGATCAGCGCTCATCCGGGTTATGCAAAAGGCAAACTGGTGAACGCAATGAAGGTGGCCGGTACTTTTTTGGATTTGTTACCTAAAGATTCTTTTAGCCCGGAGAATACTGAAGAAAGGGAAGGTTTTGTGCACCCCGTGCAAATGGAAGGTACCGTAGAGAAAGCAGTCGTTCAATTTATCATCCGCGATTTCGATACTTCTATGCTGAAGCTTCACGAAAAGAGACTAGAGCAGTTTGCCAAACAAGCTACCGGCAGGTATGACGGCTCTACCTATACTTTTGAAAGCAGGGAGCAGTACCGCAATATGAAAGATGTGCTGAAAGACTATCCCCAGATCGGCGAGTATGTGAAGGAGGCTATGAAGCGCAGTGAGGTTGATTTCAGGCAGGATAGTGCCCGCGGTGGTACTGACGGATCCCGTTTGTCATTTATGGGCTTGCCTTGCCCGGATATTTTTACCGGCGAAATGGCTTTCCATAGCAAACAGGAATATGTAAGTGTGCAGGATATGCAGAAGTCGGTTGAAGTATTGGTTAACCTGGTACAGGTATGGGAAGAAAAGGGCGAGCTTTTGCCGGTGGTTTAA
- a CDS encoding SPFH domain-containing protein, translated as MEFLSYWWVVVLLIIVFSGLFTINQGYIGVITMFGKYQRIARPGLRFKIPLIEQLFKRVSTQNRSVELEFQAVTQDQANVYFKAMLLYAVQNEDEDTIKKVAFKFISDRDLMQALIKTIEGNVRSFVATKKQAEVLGLRREIVQYVKVEIDQTLEEWGFHLQDLQINDITFDKMILDSMSKVVASNNLKAAAENEGQALLITKTKSAEAEGNAIKISAEAEREAAKLRGQGIALFREEVAKGMSSAATELRQANLDTNFILFSMWTEAIKNFAEYGKGNVIFLDGSTEGMEKSMKQFQALMMRPAGTDEDFNKPKIQGV; from the coding sequence ATGGAATTTTTAAGTTACTGGTGGGTGGTTGTTTTACTCATCATTGTATTTAGCGGCCTGTTTACGATTAACCAGGGGTATATAGGCGTTATTACCATGTTTGGCAAATACCAGCGTATAGCCCGCCCGGGTTTGCGTTTTAAAATTCCATTAATAGAGCAGCTCTTTAAAAGAGTATCTACACAAAACCGCTCTGTAGAATTAGAATTTCAGGCAGTAACACAGGATCAGGCCAATGTATATTTTAAGGCGATGTTACTATATGCTGTACAGAATGAAGACGAGGATACGATCAAGAAAGTAGCTTTTAAATTTATCAGCGATCGCGACCTGATGCAGGCATTGATTAAAACCATTGAAGGTAATGTACGTTCTTTTGTGGCAACTAAAAAGCAGGCAGAAGTGTTAGGTCTCCGCAGAGAAATTGTGCAATATGTAAAAGTTGAAATTGACCAAACGTTGGAGGAGTGGGGTTTTCACCTGCAGGATCTGCAGATCAATGATATTACTTTTGATAAGATGATCCTTGACTCGATGAGCAAAGTGGTGGCCAGTAATAACCTGAAAGCTGCTGCGGAAAATGAGGGCCAGGCTTTATTGATCACAAAGACCAAGTCGGCGGAGGCGGAGGGTAACGCCATTAAGATCAGTGCCGAGGCAGAACGTGAAGCGGCTAAATTAAGAGGTCAGGGTATTGCGCTTTTTCGCGAGGAAGTGGCAAAGGGGATGTCTTCTGCGGCTACGGAGTTAAGGCAGGCTAATTTGGATACTAATTTTATTTTATTTAGTATGTGGACGGAGGCGATCAAAAACTTTGCAGAATACGGTAAGGGTAATGTGATCTTCCTGGATGGCAGTACTGAAGGGATGGAAAAAAGTATGAAGCAGTTTCAGGCATTGATGATGAGACCGGCAGGTACAGATGAAGATTTTAATAAACCCAAAATTCAGGGGGTATAA
- a CDS encoding endonuclease/exonuclease/phosphatase family protein, with translation MRRFYFLFCLFLSALSTQGQDLHVMSFNIRYHNAGDSLNAWPFRKEKVVSQILYHEVHILGVQEALHDQMEDLRKELPTYKGIGTGRDGGQKAEYSALFYDTTRLELISSNTIWLSSTPYVVASKGWDAALTRVLTWGQFRDRANKRVFYAFNTHFDHVGQLARRESAHLVLKTIQEIAAGQPAILTGDFNAHPHDEPIQILTRKSHPQHLINSQDISATPHYGPMGTFNGFTNKELADTPIDFIFLKGRWKVSRHATLSPTWQGRFASDHFAVLATLEAPQAPDQ, from the coding sequence ATGAGACGCTTCTACTTTCTTTTCTGTCTGTTTCTGTCCGCTCTTAGTACCCAGGGACAAGACCTTCATGTGATGTCATTTAATATTCGTTATCATAATGCTGGCGACAGTCTGAATGCATGGCCATTTCGGAAAGAAAAAGTGGTATCCCAGATCTTATATCACGAAGTGCATATATTAGGAGTACAGGAAGCATTGCATGACCAGATGGAGGACCTGCGAAAGGAGCTGCCTACCTATAAGGGCATTGGTACAGGCCGGGATGGCGGACAAAAAGCGGAGTACTCCGCCCTGTTTTACGATACTACCAGGCTCGAACTTATCTCCTCCAATACCATCTGGTTATCTTCAACACCCTATGTGGTCGCCAGTAAAGGCTGGGATGCAGCACTTACCAGGGTTTTAACCTGGGGACAGTTCCGGGACAGGGCAAACAAGCGTGTTTTCTATGCATTTAATACGCACTTCGACCATGTGGGACAGTTAGCTCGCCGTGAAAGCGCTCATCTCGTGCTAAAAACGATTCAGGAAATTGCAGCCGGACAGCCTGCTATTCTGACAGGAGATTTTAATGCCCATCCTCATGATGAACCCATTCAGATACTTACCCGTAAGAGCCACCCGCAACACCTTATCAATAGCCAGGATATCTCAGCAACGCCCCATTACGGTCCTATGGGTACCTTCAACGGCTTCACTAACAAGGAGCTCGCCGATACACCGATCGACTTTATATTCCTGAAAGGCCGATGGAAAGTCAGCCGCCATGCGACCCTCTCTCCCACCTGGCAAGGCCGCTTTGCTTCGGATCATTTTGCGGTGCTAGCGACTTTGGAGGCACCTCAGGCACCTGACCAGTGA
- a CDS encoding sulfatase family protein, whose product MKLLFIFILGWISCMLNANDLVAQSTKRPNIILIVSDDHAYQAISAYNSKWLSTPNIDRIGRQGAIMDRAYVTNSVCSPSRAVIITGKYSHQNGLVDNGTFFDSSQQTFPKILQAAGYRTAVIGKWHLWSEPTGFDYWNVLPDQGHYYNPGFIKMGKDTTYKGYVSDVITDLSLDWIEQNRKSPFCLLLFHKAPHRNWMPPLRYLDRFSDKTFELPANFSDDYKDRIALQRQQISISRELDIRYDSKVPCDSCPVTPVNSWAPAEWKREIERLTPEERRVWDEAYQTRIRKFHSIKTNDQRIRFQYQSLMQDYLRCVQSVDDNVGRVLDYLDQQGLADNTVVIYMSDQGFYLGEHGLYDKRFMYEESFRTPMLIRYPKKVRSAQRNNSYVLNLDIAPTLLDWAGLKVPSDMQGVSMKTLLSGKQDRSWRKEIYYHYYERSFGLTPHYGIKTDRYKLIHFYGPIDSWELYDLKVDPAEMRNLANDPEYQQKVKDLRQRLNYWKKYYRDPVQY is encoded by the coding sequence ATGAAGTTACTTTTCATCTTTATCCTGGGGTGGATCTCCTGCATGCTAAATGCAAACGACCTGGTTGCCCAATCCACCAAGCGGCCTAATATCATTTTGATCGTTTCCGATGACCATGCTTACCAGGCCATCAGCGCGTACAACAGCAAATGGTTAAGCACACCCAATATCGACCGGATTGGCCGGCAGGGAGCCATTATGGACCGGGCCTATGTAACCAATTCAGTCTGTAGTCCCAGCAGGGCGGTAATTATCACGGGTAAGTATTCGCACCAGAATGGACTGGTAGATAACGGAACCTTTTTTGATAGTTCCCAGCAAACCTTTCCCAAAATATTGCAGGCGGCGGGTTATCGTACTGCGGTTATTGGAAAGTGGCACTTATGGTCTGAGCCTACCGGTTTTGATTACTGGAACGTTTTGCCGGATCAGGGACATTATTATAATCCGGGCTTTATCAAGATGGGAAAAGACACCACTTATAAAGGATATGTCTCAGATGTAATCACAGATCTATCTTTGGATTGGATAGAGCAAAACAGGAAATCCCCCTTCTGCCTGCTGCTTTTTCATAAAGCGCCACATCGCAACTGGATGCCGCCCCTCCGCTATCTGGACAGGTTTAGCGACAAGACTTTTGAGCTCCCGGCTAATTTCAGCGACGACTATAAAGACCGCATCGCTTTACAGCGCCAACAGATCTCTATATCCCGGGAACTCGATATCCGGTATGATTCAAAAGTTCCCTGTGATAGCTGCCCTGTTACGCCTGTCAATAGCTGGGCGCCGGCGGAATGGAAAAGAGAAATAGAAAGGTTGACACCCGAGGAACGCAGGGTTTGGGACGAAGCCTACCAAACCAGGATCCGGAAATTTCATTCGATAAAGACAAATGACCAGAGAATCCGTTTCCAGTACCAGTCATTGATGCAGGATTACCTGCGCTGTGTGCAGAGCGTGGATGATAATGTAGGCCGGGTATTGGATTACCTGGATCAACAGGGGCTGGCGGATAATACTGTTGTGATATACATGTCGGATCAGGGCTTTTACCTGGGAGAACATGGCCTGTACGATAAGCGATTTATGTATGAAGAGTCCTTTCGCACACCGATGCTGATCCGATATCCTAAAAAGGTCCGCTCCGCCCAAAGGAACAATAGCTATGTTCTAAATCTCGATATAGCGCCCACATTGCTGGACTGGGCAGGGCTGAAAGTGCCATCAGATATGCAGGGAGTTTCTATGAAAACACTTTTGAGTGGTAAGCAGGATAGGTCCTGGAGAAAGGAAATTTACTATCACTATTATGAACGGTCTTTTGGCCTGACACCGCATTATGGTATCAAAACTGATCGCTACAAACTCATACACTTTTATGGTCCCATCGATTCTTGGGAATTATATGACTTGAAAGTTGATCCGGCGGAAATGCGAAACCTGGCAAATGATCCGGAATATCAACAAAAGGTCAAAGACCTGCGGCAACGTTTGAATTACTGGAAAAAATACTACAGGGATCCGGTGCAATATTAA
- a CDS encoding GntR family transcriptional regulator yields MKFSIDHKSHVPLYIQAEELLRDLISKPEYADGKFLPNEVDLARQLAISRTTMRLALNKLVYEGLLIRKKGVGTKVAAMSVSSRSNNWLSFSQEMQARGIPIKNFELHVSWVLPPEPVAHFFEINADKKILKLERLRGRPEEPFVYFISYFHPRVGLSGEEDFKRPLYDILDKDYMIIATLSKEEISAKAADKFIASKLETEAGSPVLFRKRFVFDQGDRPIEYNLGYYKADSFIYTNESRRE; encoded by the coding sequence ATGAAATTTAGTATCGACCATAAAAGTCACGTCCCCTTGTATATCCAGGCTGAAGAATTATTACGCGACCTAATTAGCAAGCCGGAATATGCCGACGGTAAATTTTTACCCAATGAAGTGGACCTTGCCCGGCAACTAGCCATATCGCGTACGACAATGCGCCTGGCATTGAATAAGCTGGTTTACGAAGGGTTATTAATCCGTAAGAAAGGGGTCGGTACCAAAGTGGCCGCCATGTCGGTCAGCTCCCGTTCAAATAACTGGCTTTCTTTTTCCCAGGAAATGCAGGCACGTGGTATCCCCATCAAGAATTTTGAATTGCATGTTAGCTGGGTGCTTCCGCCGGAACCTGTCGCTCATTTTTTTGAGATCAACGCTGATAAAAAAATTTTAAAACTGGAACGCTTAAGAGGTAGACCTGAAGAACCTTTTGTTTATTTTATTTCCTACTTCCATCCACGGGTAGGCCTGAGTGGTGAAGAAGATTTTAAAAGGCCGCTTTATGATATCCTCGACAAGGACTATATGATCATCGCTACCCTCTCCAAGGAAGAGATCAGTGCCAAGGCGGCAGACAAATTTATTGCATCCAAACTGGAGACCGAAGCCGGCAGCCCTGTACTGTTCAGAAAACGTTTTGTATTTGATCAGGGGGACCGTCCTATTGAGTATAACCTGGGCTATTATAAAGCGGACTCTTTCATCTACACCAATGAAAGTCGCCGGGAATAA
- a CDS encoding SusC/RagA family TonB-linked outer membrane protein — protein sequence MIRFSLLLLIPLLGILPAMGQGQQVTGVVVNVRDSALSGVSIAVKGTQSGTATDAEGRFQIAAEPGQILVLSAVGYLPREYTVTMVSGLRIVMTEQASVMNEVIVVGYGTQKRANLTSAVSSISGDQIVTTKNENILNSLTGKVPGLRVVQNTSEPGAFNTSFDIRGMGNPLIVIDGIPRPDISRIDPNDVETLSVLKDASAAIYGARAANGVILITTKKGKRGPMELNYVGTYGVQRPIGFPKSAGAVEYMTLVNELNMHNVNGGRRIYTEEQIQEYRNGTKTGTDWQQATINRQAAQTQHNLSATGGGENASYFVSLGYTGQDGILKSGDLFYKRYSIRSNLSAKISKSLTFDLNLSAVMERKDQPMQAAYWAFRSMWYQPPVNPVYANNNLQYLNSLPNPLHPVAQSSSDIAGYQVYNNKWFQSSAALNYDVPFVQGLSLRGMYSFDYTLNNNKIYNKTYNTYTYDPARDVYNVTGTQQSPSTVRREFYEYPTVLGQLSLNYTRTIAASHHIGAVLVYEQSNRRGDNFFAQRELAIPLDQLFAGNSLNQQGSMSSNIANSFDYKNAAYAGYATYDYKSRYYGKFSFRYDGSSKFAPAKQYGFFPGYEIGWKLSQEPFFKNSEALDFINEWKFRASYGKTGDDGALRYQFLTGYNYPASGSALGQPPGAVFDGIFYNAAQATGIANPQISWFTATTLDLGLDLEAWEGLLGLTIDYFRRDRTGLLTSRQLTVPDVVGANLPQENLNGDRHEGFDMELRHDHQLGKFSYNLRGTFGYTRISNRHIERARAGNSYLNWLQNNTNRYTGVYFGYGQDGQFQNYGEIQNSPIYVSRSTVVGDYRYLDWNGDGQIGVDDSHPIANTGMPLITYGFNIGANYKGIDLNVLFTGAALVNATYTEQLGGPLWANGNALTMWLDRWRPLNPDADPYDPSTEWVPGYYAYTGTNAFTNTRHNLHSASYIRLKSAELGYTISEKQTRKIGLKAVRVFFTGYNLLTITGLKYLDPEHPSAVSAVDQQFGYAYPIDQKFFFGLNIKF from the coding sequence ATGATCCGCTTCAGCCTGCTGCTCCTTATTCCGCTTCTCGGTATACTGCCTGCAATGGGCCAGGGGCAGCAGGTAACCGGGGTAGTGGTGAATGTCCGAGATTCGGCATTGAGTGGCGTTTCCATTGCTGTAAAGGGTACACAATCTGGCACTGCAACAGATGCTGAAGGCCGCTTTCAAATTGCTGCTGAGCCAGGTCAGATCCTTGTACTCTCAGCCGTAGGTTACCTGCCCCGGGAATATACTGTTACTATGGTAAGTGGATTACGAATTGTGATGACGGAGCAGGCCTCAGTGATGAACGAGGTCATTGTCGTAGGTTATGGAACGCAGAAAAGAGCTAACCTGACCAGTGCAGTATCCTCCATTTCAGGCGATCAGATTGTAACGACAAAAAATGAAAATATACTGAATTCTCTTACTGGTAAGGTACCCGGGCTAAGGGTGGTACAGAACACCAGTGAGCCCGGCGCCTTCAACACGTCTTTTGACATTCGTGGGATGGGAAATCCTTTAATTGTAATCGATGGGATTCCGCGACCGGATATTTCGCGCATCGACCCCAATGATGTGGAAACACTTTCGGTGCTTAAAGACGCTTCGGCCGCTATTTACGGGGCCAGGGCGGCCAATGGTGTAATTTTAATTACTACCAAAAAGGGAAAACGCGGGCCTATGGAGCTTAATTATGTTGGAACTTATGGTGTGCAGAGACCTATTGGTTTTCCAAAGTCGGCAGGGGCTGTAGAGTATATGACCCTTGTTAATGAGCTGAACATGCATAATGTTAATGGGGGAAGGAGAATTTATACGGAGGAGCAAATCCAGGAATATCGAAACGGCACCAAAACCGGAACCGACTGGCAACAGGCTACCATTAATCGCCAGGCCGCGCAAACCCAGCACAACCTGAGTGCTACCGGTGGCGGGGAAAATGCCAGCTATTTTGTGAGCCTTGGCTATACCGGGCAGGATGGCATCTTAAAATCAGGGGACTTATTTTATAAGAGGTATAGTATCCGTTCCAACCTGAGTGCTAAAATTTCAAAAAGTTTGACATTCGATTTAAACCTGTCTGCTGTTATGGAACGTAAAGATCAGCCAATGCAGGCAGCCTATTGGGCATTTCGCAGCATGTGGTATCAGCCTCCGGTAAATCCCGTGTATGCCAATAATAATCTGCAGTATCTTAACTCGTTGCCTAACCCGTTGCACCCGGTAGCCCAATCCAGTTCAGACATAGCCGGGTACCAGGTTTATAATAACAAATGGTTCCAGTCGTCTGCAGCCCTGAACTATGACGTTCCTTTTGTGCAGGGACTGAGTCTAAGAGGGATGTATAGCTTTGACTATACGCTTAATAACAATAAGATTTACAATAAAACTTATAATACCTATACCTACGATCCAGCCAGGGATGTTTATAATGTAACCGGTACGCAACAATCTCCATCCACAGTACGCAGAGAATTTTATGAGTATCCAACTGTGCTGGGTCAATTATCATTAAATTATACCCGCACCATTGCCGCCAGCCATCACATTGGTGCAGTACTGGTATACGAGCAAAGTAATCGCAGAGGCGATAACTTTTTTGCACAACGCGAACTGGCCATACCACTTGATCAGTTATTTGCAGGTAACAGCCTGAATCAACAGGGGAGTATGAGCTCCAATATTGCCAATTCATTCGATTACAAAAATGCAGCGTATGCAGGTTATGCGACCTATGATTATAAGTCGCGCTATTATGGAAAATTTTCATTTCGCTATGATGGTTCTTCCAAATTTGCACCCGCCAAACAGTATGGTTTCTTCCCGGGTTACGAGATAGGCTGGAAGCTCTCGCAGGAGCCCTTCTTTAAAAACAGCGAAGCCCTGGACTTTATTAACGAATGGAAATTCCGTGCATCTTATGGTAAAACGGGCGATGACGGCGCGCTGCGTTATCAATTCCTGACAGGGTATAATTACCCGGCAAGCGGTTCGGCATTGGGACAGCCTCCGGGTGCCGTATTCGATGGCATATTTTATAATGCCGCACAGGCTACGGGGATCGCTAACCCGCAGATTTCCTGGTTTACGGCCACGACCCTTGATCTGGGACTGGACCTGGAAGCCTGGGAGGGATTATTGGGTCTGACGATAGACTACTTCAGAAGAGACAGGACCGGCCTTTTGACCAGTCGGCAATTGACAGTACCAGATGTGGTTGGAGCAAATCTGCCTCAGGAGAACCTGAATGGAGACCGACATGAAGGGTTTGACATGGAACTGCGGCATGATCACCAGCTGGGTAAGTTCAGCTATAATTTGCGTGGCACCTTTGGATACACACGGATCTCAAATCGTCACATCGAAAGGGCCAGGGCAGGTAACTCCTATTTAAATTGGTTACAGAATAACACGAACCGCTATACGGGTGTGTACTTTGGATATGGTCAGGATGGACAATTTCAAAATTATGGGGAGATACAAAATAGCCCGATCTATGTAAGCCGGTCGACTGTTGTCGGCGATTACAGGTATCTGGATTGGAATGGAGACGGTCAGATAGGGGTAGATGACAGCCATCCGATTGCCAATACAGGTATGCCCCTGATTACCTATGGTTTTAACATCGGAGCGAACTATAAAGGCATAGATCTTAATGTGCTCTTTACAGGAGCAGCACTTGTGAACGCCACATATACGGAACAGTTAGGAGGTCCGCTCTGGGCCAACGGCAACGCTCTTACCATGTGGCTGGATCGTTGGCGCCCCCTCAATCCGGATGCTGACCCCTATGATCCCAGTACCGAGTGGGTTCCCGGGTATTATGCTTACACCGGTACCAACGCATTTACCAATACCAGGCATAACCTGCATAGTGCTTCCTATATCCGCTTGAAAAGCGCAGAGCTGGGTTATACCATATCGGAAAAGCAAACCCGCAAAATCGGGCTAAAAGCGGTACGGGTATTTTTCACCGGTTACAACCTGCTGACCATCACAGGCTTAAAATACCTCGATCCGGAACATCCTTCGGCTGTATCCGCCGTGGATCAGCAGTTCGGCTATGCTTACCCGATCGACCAGAAGTTTTTCTTTGGATTGAATATTAAATTTTAA
- a CDS encoding RagB/SusD family nutrient uptake outer membrane protein yields the protein MKKIIALTLIVQLLVTIPGCKPDLDVPPTNIVNDADLFSNVAGVDALMARMYSQAPIEDFKWNPATGFKTFFNGSTATFTGEAISRDQAGGTETFNYWADAYILVRDCNYFMETLPQYAGNFTEAQLKQWQGEARFIRAFTYFALVKRYGGVPIVDKVLTQPGQSIEEVAAGIEAFKIPRAAEASVYDFIATDLDFAITNLTETSKGGRANRYAAAAFKSRVMLFAGSVAKYNVSNLSSGSVQVCGIPQSRATEYFKAAYDAAGLLDGKYSLYKTSWVASDREAQAGNFAQLFLDPSSSENIFIRMYKYPDAVHWYDYNNVPRQLWNNGGAAQTNPTLNFVELFEGLPTNPDGSFRTTDAGGKYLLYDDLNTPFVNAEPRLRGSVLFPGDVFKGVTIEMRRGIYTGPVEGGISRLLPLGSTAAYPTTTLLSQAGPEVTTAFVTLPNGTRMNAAGASGFYTNINGVAGGISGFSVRKYLVPSKPTAELANNRSDQSWIELRYAEVLLNRSEAAFELFSAGQGASYQVQALTDLNAIRERAGATLATLATLSSVEPIRKERRKELAFENKIWWDLKRWRIIDREQNGTIWRILNPVFAVNASKYFFDDRPDERNSRFTFDPRWYYQRIPDAVIAKSPNIVQNPGY from the coding sequence ATGAAAAAAATAATAGCTTTAACGCTGATAGTACAGCTTCTGGTAACTATACCAGGCTGCAAACCGGATCTGGACGTCCCACCAACTAATATTGTCAATGATGCAGATCTGTTTTCAAATGTAGCCGGGGTCGATGCATTGATGGCCAGGATGTACAGTCAGGCCCCGATCGAGGATTTCAAATGGAATCCTGCTACTGGTTTTAAAACTTTCTTCAATGGCTCCACTGCAACCTTCACTGGAGAAGCCATCAGCAGGGATCAGGCCGGCGGAACAGAAACTTTTAACTACTGGGCTGATGCCTATATACTGGTCCGCGACTGTAATTACTTTATGGAGACCCTACCGCAATATGCGGGAAATTTCACTGAAGCGCAGCTCAAGCAATGGCAGGGAGAAGCCAGGTTCATCAGGGCTTTCACTTACTTTGCACTGGTGAAGCGGTATGGCGGCGTACCTATAGTTGATAAGGTTCTTACGCAACCGGGCCAGTCAATCGAAGAAGTTGCTGCCGGGATCGAGGCATTTAAAATCCCCCGTGCAGCGGAGGCATCCGTTTATGACTTTATCGCCACAGATCTGGATTTTGCCATTACTAATCTTACCGAAACCAGTAAAGGAGGCCGGGCTAACAGGTACGCAGCGGCAGCCTTTAAATCCAGGGTTATGTTATTTGCAGGAAGTGTAGCCAAATATAATGTCAGTAATTTAAGCAGCGGTTCTGTGCAGGTTTGCGGAATTCCTCAAAGCCGGGCCACTGAATATTTTAAGGCCGCTTATGATGCGGCGGGATTGCTGGACGGAAAATACAGTTTATATAAAACAAGTTGGGTGGCTTCGGATCGGGAAGCGCAGGCCGGTAATTTCGCTCAATTATTTCTGGATCCTTCCAGCAGCGAAAATATCTTTATCCGCATGTATAAATATCCTGATGCGGTCCACTGGTATGATTATAATAATGTACCAAGGCAATTATGGAATAACGGTGGGGCGGCTCAAACCAATCCTACATTAAACTTTGTGGAGCTTTTTGAAGGGTTACCGACAAATCCGGATGGCAGTTTTCGTACGACAGACGCAGGCGGAAAATACCTATTGTACGATGACCTGAATACACCGTTTGTTAATGCGGAACCCCGTTTGAGAGGTTCTGTCCTTTTCCCGGGGGACGTTTTTAAGGGGGTAACAATTGAAATGCGCAGGGGCATTTATACCGGACCCGTGGAGGGGGGGATCAGCAGGCTGTTGCCGTTAGGGTCTACAGCGGCATACCCGACTACCACACTACTGAGCCAGGCAGGCCCTGAAGTAACGACTGCTTTCGTGACACTTCCGAATGGAACCCGCATGAATGCTGCCGGGGCAAGCGGGTTTTACACAAATATCAATGGCGTAGCAGGAGGTATTTCAGGGTTTTCAGTCAGGAAATACCTCGTACCCTCTAAACCTACAGCTGAACTGGCCAATAACCGATCAGACCAGAGCTGGATTGAGCTCAGGTATGCAGAGGTATTACTGAACCGGTCGGAAGCAGCTTTTGAATTGTTTAGTGCAGGGCAGGGTGCCAGTTACCAGGTACAGGCTTTAACGGATTTAAACGCAATCAGGGAAAGGGCCGGGGCCACACTGGCCACGCTCGCTACCCTCAGTTCGGTAGAGCCGATTCGCAAAGAAAGAAGGAAAGAGCTGGCATTTGAAAATAAGATATGGTGGGATTTGAAGAGATGGCGCATTATCGACCGGGAGCAGAATGGAACCATTTGGAGGATCCTGAACCCGGTGTTTGCCGTGAATGCGTCTAAGTATTTCTTTGATGACCGGCCCGATGAAAGAAATAGTCGGTTCACATTTGACCCCCGGTGGTATTACCAGCGGATTCCGGATGCGGTAATTGCCAAGAGTCCCAATATTGTTCAGAACCCAGGTTATTAA